Sequence from the Paenibacillus tundrae genome:
GGGAGCTCGGGCAAGGAGCGAAGCCTTGCCCCAGCGCCAAAGGCGCAAAGCTCCCGCCCTTCGCGAAGCGGAGCAGGGAGCCCCGGGCAAGTGGCGAAGCCTTGCCCCCAGCGCCAAAGGCGCAAAGCTCCCGCCCTTCGCGGAGCGGAGCAGGGAGCTCCGGGCAAGTGGCGAAGCCTTGCCCCCAGCGCCAAAGGCGCAAGCTCCCGCCCTTCGCGAAGCGGAGCAGGGAGCTCGGGCAAGGAGCGAAGCCTTGCCCGAAATGGTCCCAGTAAGCTTGGGCAGGATCACCGCTATATTTAGCGGTGATCCTGGCAGACAAGCGCTCCCACACCAACCGTGACATAGCAAGACCCGACCCACCGCCGTTTCCGCAAACGGGAGTCCAGAGGGCAGAGCCCTCTGGGGCCCTCCCTCGGAAGGGAGGGTTTGGGAGGGTGCGATCCCCCCTAATTAAGGAGTGAATACAAAATGACATATAAATTAATTGCACTTGATGTCGATGGAACATTGCTGAACGATCACCATGAACTAACTGAGATGACACAAGAAACCTTGATTCGTGCATCCCGTCAAGGGATAGAGATTGTGCTGTGCTCAGGAAGAGGACCAGCCAACACGATTCCTTTTATGGAGCAGATGGGTTTGGCAGGCTACGTGATAACACATAACGGAGCGGTAACTGCTGAAGTAAGCACACGTGAAATTGTTCATCGTTTTGCTATGGAGGGTCAGGGGCTAGAGCCGTTTATCACGTATTGTCGGGAGAACGGGGTTCATTTTGACATTAACACGGCATTTGGATTGTATGTGGATCAGCCGGAAGGGCTGGAATTGCAAGTACAAGAGATGTATCGCAACTTTATGATGAAGCCACAACAGTTGCCACAATGGGCAGATCTAACTGAACCACTGGTCAAATTTACGGCCTTTGGACCGTTAGAGCAAATGAACACAGTACAGCAAGAGTGGGGGAACTGGAATCTTCCCTACTACATGACACGTAGTGGAGACTTTTTCATTGATCTGATGCACCCCGAAGCAACCAAAGGTACAGCATTGAAAAGATTAGCTGAATCCAAAGGCATTCAGCCCTCTGAGGTAATGGCTATTGGTAATTATTATAATGATATAACGATGCTGACCTATGCAGACAAAGGAATTGCGATGGACAATTCTCCTGATGAAGTGAAAGCAGCTGCAGATGAAGTGACACTTTCGAACAATGATCAGGGCGTGGCACATTCGATTCGAAAACATGTATTAGGTGAATAGGATCAAATTAAACGGACGAACTAGAAAACGCTAAGGGTTGATCTCATAATCTACTGTCTTCCTGGGCAACCTAAGAGAATAATCTTAGAAGACCAAGGAGGACGGATTCATGGAACTACATGTGGAGCTCATTCCGAATCTGCGAACATTAGGCGGCGAAGTACTGGATGTAATGGTACATGGTCAATACGTAGGTTCGCTTTTAGTCGTGTATAGAGAGAATGATCGGTTATCGGGAAGCCTTCAATTGGAACGTGGATCGCTAACAGAAGCATCTGAAGAAATCGTTATGGACAAGGTACATGAATATGTTCGTGCGCTTGTTGATGCGGTGGAAGCTGATTATTACGAAGTGTTAGTCAACTGCGGAACACTGCGTTCGGTGTTGCTGAAACCCGATACCGAGGTTGAGGTGGAATGGTACGAAGAAGAGAGCCTATATGATAGGGATTACGATGATACGGATGTGAGTGAGATTCAGATCATTCCAGGCTCGCAAGATGAATCTTTTACATATCAGGATCAGGAGCATCTGCTGGAGATGGAACTAGTATCAGCGGGACGCAACATATCGACGTATGTATTTAATGATGTACAAGGTCAGGAACTTGCCGAAGCGACGCTGAAACAGTATGGAGCAGATGTCCAAGGTGAAATTCACTGGTATGACGAGCCGGATGAACAACAGCAAGAGATTGCTGCAGAGTTGCTTGTGCGAGAGTTGGATGAAGAATTGATCGATACGATCACGATTCACTTCTGGCATCAGGGGAACCAATTCGATTCGGTAGAGTGGGTGCACCGTGACTTTGCTGGGGAAGATGACCACGAAGATGAAGATGATGTAACTTCGGATGACGAATACCGAGCAGTTGGTGCGCTAAGTAATGCTTCTCATTACGATACAACAGGTCGAACTGTAGATGAGATGCAAGACAGAGATGCAGAGGATATCTCTTACGTCATGCTTGTACGTAAAGACCGAGAGTTCCGTGAGTACGCACTGTACCTTCAGGAACGTGGTGGACTGCCAGTGGGAACAGCTACAATTGATACTTCACATCCGGATCTAACCGGATATATAGATTATCAGATTCCGGGTACCAATGTGCAGCGACAGAGCTTAGTTGAGGTGCTTCTGAAGGAACTGGACAAAGAGCTTGAGTTCGATACGTTGCATCTGACGATGTTATATCGCAATCAGATTATTGATGAAGCAAGGATTGACAGGTAAAGGGCTGCGGCTCTTTACTTTTTTATTTGCTTTTTTGACGAAATATACATTTCCGGGTATAGTTCCATTATTCATTAGAGACAAAGGAGTGCGGAGAAAGATGGAGCAATCATTTACAATCATCCAAGACATCATTAACGAAGACTTTCGAGCTAAGTTGGCAGAGCCAAAAGATACGGAGGCGGTCATGGCTCTTCTGACAGAGACAGCGGAATGGCTGCGTAGTCAGGGTTCATCCCAGTGGAGTGCCCTACTAGAGGGAGAGGATTCGCATGATACGGAAGGCGCTATTCGGCGTGGTGATGTTTTTGTGTTCAAAAAAGGCGCTGATATCGCTGGAATGGTCATTCTGATGCGTAAGCCGAGTGCTTGGGACAGTCAACTATGGGGAACGAGAGCACATGCGGAAGATGGAGCAGTTTATTTGCACCGCCTAGCCATTAGTAGAGAGTATGCTAAAACAGGTCTCGGACGTAGTATATTGGATTGGGCAACCGAAGGCATTCAGTTTGAGGGTAAACACACGATGCGATTGGATTGTGGTGCGGACAATGCTACTCTCAATGCGTTTTATGCTCGTCATGGTTACACGTTTGTAGGTGATACTGAGGGATACAGCACGTATGAGAAGTCTTTAGGGTTAAATGAATGTTAAGTTGGTTGCGTATTGAATAAAATAAATATACTGAGCCGGGAGCGTAGATTACAGCTCACCGGCTCTTATTATGCAACGTATAATGATAAAGGGAGAAATGACTCATCATGTAACATGTTATCCCAGTGTAAGAAGAATGGAGAGGAAATGTTCAGTTATTGCTTTACTGAAACATACGTTCTAATATATCATAATTGAAGATGTACTTATAAGATCGAAGCAAGAAAGGGGGAAACTAACGGTGAAATTGCTGCAGGCGCTATTCTTTCCTCCGGAGCAGCCCGGAGGTGTATCCTCTATGATACCGTATATGCAAGAGAGGTTCACAACTCCCCGATGGGAAATGGATCTGTTCTCGCTACCCAAACGTATTCGCAACAAAGGTAGAGAAGATATTGCTTTTGAGACGTTCGATTGGACCTTGTATCAGGACAGTCCGATTGTTCAGAAATATATGCAAACGTATCGTGATTACTTATGGTGGACTAAATTACGAATTCAGAAGCCGTATGATCTCATCCACGCACATCATCCAATTGCCGGTCTTGCGATGAAAAAGGTTTTCCCAGACACACCTCTCATTCAAACGATTCACTCTAGTTATGAACGAGAGTTGATTCTGAATGGTCGGATCGAGCCCGATGGATTGGAACATCAATTCCTGGTGGCGATTTACCGTGAGCTGGAGCATCAAGCAGAACGGTTGTTAACCGTGTCTGACTCGTTCCGTCGTTATTTGGGTGCTTATGTTCAACAACCGGATACCATCGGCATAATACCGAATGGATTCGATGAAAAAAGGTTTAAACCGATTGCGCATGACAATGCCATCCCACAGTTAGTTACCGTATGTCGCCTTGTGCCGGCCAAAGGTCTGGATATTCTGTTCAAGGCATGCGCGGAACTTAAGGATCGAGGACTAGATTACGTTCTTCATATTATCGGAGATGGACCGATTCGCCCTGATCTGGAGGAGTTGGCACAGCGCCTTGGGATATATAACGAAACGATATTTTATGGTTACACGCTGCATCCTGAGGAATTTATGCCGTTCTTTGATATTTTTGTACTTCCTTCACGTGCGGAGGCCTTCGGATCTGTCTTTGCAGAGGCTGCACTGAGCTGTCTAGCGTTGGTTGGTACAGATGTTGGAGGAATCCCTGAACAGATTGAGAATGGTAGTAACGGACTGTTGGTTCCTTCTGAGGACCCGTCTGCGCTTGCAGAAGCTTTAGAGAAGGTGATGGTCGACCCAGCTTATCGTTATGAGCTTGCACGCTCAGCATGTGAGAAGGCGAAGACGCATTATTCTCTAGGTAGATCAGTCAATGAACTAAAAAAAATGTATTTGCAATTCGCTAAACCCTCTTTAACCTAATAAAATAACGATATCTTAGAAGAACACAACATAATTGCTGATACATAAGCAGTTATGCTGTGTTTTTTATTTTCTGACTTTATGGTTAAGTTCTAAATAGTAGTCATTAATAGCGTGTATTAAACAGATAGATGCGAACGTGTACTACAAATTAGATACTTACTGAATTGAAATGTTCAATTCGAAGGAAAGGGAGGAAGGAAGTTTGAAGATGTTGGCTAAACCTCTTATAGCCTGTACGACCATAATAATGCTTCTTATTGCTGGTTGTACTGATCCGAATCATCGTGGACAATCCAAGGAATTAAGTGATATGGAAAGTAAGATTGCGTATCAGCCTGAAGTATTTTTAACTGATGTGGTGAACGATCATTTCAACATTACAGCTACGATTAACTATCGTAATAAGGAAAATGTGGAGCATATCATTTACGAAATGTTCATTGAAGAACCCAAAGTGGAGATGGAACAGCTGCAAATGAGCTTTCATCTTCATCCACAAATGCTGAGTAAAATAGGTACAACCAACATTTTCGAATCAAATGTCCTCTTTGATAACCTGCCAACAATTGCACCACATGGCACAAGTACAGGGGCATCCCTATTTAGGGCGTTCTTGTTAGATCCATCGAAGGTAGATCGTGAGACATTGGAGATTTATACAGATCTGTACGTGAAGGTAAGCTATCAAGTAGATCGAGAAGAGTATGTTCATTATTTCAAGTTAAACGCAGAGCCCTCGGATGAGCTTGTGAATGTTCTTCATAATACTGCGATGACGCTGATTTGACTTTTAAAACTAAACAATAGATAAAAAAATACAAATAAAAACCGACTCTTAAAATAAATGAATTATCCTAGAGTCGGTCTATTCAGCTCAAGTTGCCACAAAGTGAACTAGTATTTTTCTTTTGTCCCTCGGAAACTGCCCCAACGATCCATAATTAATTTAAAAGCCCAGATGAGTGCCAAACATCCGAAAATGGGGTAAAGAATAGATAATAGAGAGCTGAAGCCAAATTGACTAAAGGAGTAACATAGCAACATAATAACCAGCATAATGACCCGCGGGTGTACACGAATGTTTTGTCTGACCTGTAGCGTCATACCATAAATATCTGCCACAAAGGTGCTGAATATTTCCATGAAAATCAGGGATACATAAACGGACTGAACGATCCAACCAAGCTGAAAGGCAATGCTGCCCATCGGAATTTCAAATTGTGTTATTCCCGGCATCTGTGCAGACATTGCAAAATGAGCAGCGAGCAGCATAAAGCCTACTCCAATTCCGCCTAGTACGCCGCCCCACTTCAGCATGTTTCGACTATGAATCTGGTTACCTAAAGGTACGAGTACAGCTTGAGCCAATACCAGATTAAATGAAGTGTACAAGAGTGGGGACAGCCATACCTGTATCAGACTTTTATCGGTTGTTAACGTGATAAATCTAGAAGCCCCAGGATGATGGAGTGTGCTGGTAATCATAAGTAGCGAGAGCAGCAGCATCATCGGCACAACGATACTATTCATCTGCATGATGGCTCGGATACCTCGTCCCAGAAGAAGGTAAGTACCGACAAGTGTAACGAGCAAGCCGGTCTGGTAATGCAAGCCGAGATGTTCAACAAAGACGGAGCCTGCTCCAGCCAACATGACGCTGTTCACTCCAATGAGAATGAGAAGGGTAATCCAAGTGATCCATCTGCCTGCTTTGTAACCGAATAAATGCTTATTAAGATC
This genomic interval carries:
- a CDS encoding GNAT family N-acetyltransferase, with amino-acid sequence MEQSFTIIQDIINEDFRAKLAEPKDTEAVMALLTETAEWLRSQGSSQWSALLEGEDSHDTEGAIRRGDVFVFKKGADIAGMVILMRKPSAWDSQLWGTRAHAEDGAVYLHRLAISREYAKTGLGRSILDWATEGIQFEGKHTMRLDCGADNATLNAFYARHGYTFVGDTEGYSTYEKSLGLNEC
- a CDS encoding Cof-type HAD-IIB family hydrolase encodes the protein MTYKLIALDVDGTLLNDHHELTEMTQETLIRASRQGIEIVLCSGRGPANTIPFMEQMGLAGYVITHNGAVTAEVSTREIVHRFAMEGQGLEPFITYCRENGVHFDINTAFGLYVDQPEGLELQVQEMYRNFMMKPQQLPQWADLTEPLVKFTAFGPLEQMNTVQQEWGNWNLPYYMTRSGDFFIDLMHPEATKGTALKRLAESKGIQPSEVMAIGNYYNDITMLTYADKGIAMDNSPDEVKAAADEVTLSNNDQGVAHSIRKHVLGE
- a CDS encoding YkvI family membrane protein yields the protein MKQAFRVLQIAFTYIGTVVGAGFATGQEILQFFTQYGKWATLTIGLSTILFVWLGTKMMLIAHDTGSRSYEDLNKHLFGYKAGRWITWITLLILIGVNSVMLAGAGSVFVEHLGLHYQTGLLVTLVGTYLLLGRGIRAIMQMNSIVVPMMLLLSLLMITSTLHHPGASRFITLTTDKSLIQVWLSPLLYTSFNLVLAQAVLVPLGNQIHSRNMLKWGGVLGGIGVGFMLLAAHFAMSAQMPGITQFEIPMGSIAFQLGWIVQSVYVSLIFMEIFSTFVADIYGMTLQVRQNIRVHPRVIMLVIMLLCYSFSQFGFSSLLSILYPIFGCLALIWAFKLIMDRWGSFRGTKEKY
- a CDS encoding glycosyltransferase family 4 protein, whose translation is MKLLQALFFPPEQPGGVSSMIPYMQERFTTPRWEMDLFSLPKRIRNKGREDIAFETFDWTLYQDSPIVQKYMQTYRDYLWWTKLRIQKPYDLIHAHHPIAGLAMKKVFPDTPLIQTIHSSYERELILNGRIEPDGLEHQFLVAIYRELEHQAERLLTVSDSFRRYLGAYVQQPDTIGIIPNGFDEKRFKPIAHDNAIPQLVTVCRLVPAKGLDILFKACAELKDRGLDYVLHIIGDGPIRPDLEELAQRLGIYNETIFYGYTLHPEEFMPFFDIFVLPSRAEAFGSVFAEAALSCLALVGTDVGGIPEQIENGSNGLLVPSEDPSALAEALEKVMVDPAYRYELARSACEKAKTHYSLGRSVNELKKMYLQFAKPSLT